The following are from one region of the Amycolatopsis sp. QT-25 genome:
- a CDS encoding DNA-directed RNA polymerase subunit beta, with amino-acid sequence MAVSPANQATAATTSAVSRSESTGIPGAPKRVSFAKIREPLTTPNLLDVQIRSFEWFTGDEAWFEHRVEEGEENPVGGLEEVLNEISPIEDFSGSMSLSFSDPRFDEVKASVEECKDKDMTYAAPLFVTAEFVNNNTGEIKSQTVFMGDFPVMTDKGTFVINGTERVVVSQLVRSPGVYFDTSVDKTTDKDVFTVRVIPSRGAWLEFDVDKRDTVGVRIDRKRRQPVTVLLKALGWTTEAIRERFSFSETLLATLEKDHTAGTDEALLDIYRKLRPGEPPTKESAQTLLENLFFKPKRYDLAKVGRYKLNKKLGLTTPYDTGTLTEEDIVSTIEYLVRLHAGEDKATVGDQTIPVETDDIDHFGNRRLRTVGELIQNQIRVGLSRMERVVRERMTTQDVEAITPQTLINIRPVVAAIKEFFGTSQLSQFMQQTNPIDGLTHKRRLSALGPGGLSRERAGMEVRDVHPSHYGRMCPIETPEGPNIGLIGSLCSYARVNPFGFIETPYRKVVEGRVTDQVDYLTADEEDRFVKAQANAPITDDGTFVEDRVLVRKKGGEVELIDPLDVDYMDVSPRQMVSVATAMIPFLEHDDANRALMGANMQRQAVPLLRSQAPLVGTGMELRAAIDSGDMVIAEQSGVVEELSADLVTIMHDDGTRKSYSLYKFRRSNHGTCFNHRPIVNEGDRVEQGQVIADGPSTENGEVALGKNLLVAVMPWEGHNYEDAIILSERMVQDDVLTSIHIEEHEIDARDTKLGAEEITRDIPNVSEEVLADLDERGIIRIGAEVRDGDILVGKVTPKGETELTPEERLLRAIFGEKAREVRDTSLKVPHGETGKVIGIRVFSREDDDELPPGVNELVRVYVAQKRKIQPGDKLAGRHGNKGVIGKILPAEDMPFMEDGTPVDIILNTHGVPRRMNIGQVLELHLGWLASQGWKIEGAPDWAKNLNEELYDVDPGTNTATPVFDGAKEDELTGLLGATKPNRDGERMVKQNGKAMLLDGRSGEPYPYPVAVGYMYILKLHHLVDDKIHARSTGPYSMITQQPLGGKAQFGGQRFGEMECWAMQAYGAAYTLQELLTIKSDDVVGRVKVYEAIVKGENIPEPGIPESFKVLLKELQSLCLNVEVLSSDGAAIEMRDSDDEDLERAAANLGINLSRNESPSVDDVVH; translated from the coding sequence TTGGCAGTCTCTCCCGCGAACCAGGCCACTGCTGCGACCACCTCGGCTGTATCTCGTTCGGAGTCCACGGGAATCCCGGGAGCCCCCAAGCGGGTCTCCTTCGCAAAGATTCGCGAGCCGCTCACCACTCCGAACCTGCTCGACGTGCAGATCAGGTCTTTCGAATGGTTCACCGGCGACGAAGCGTGGTTCGAACACCGCGTCGAAGAAGGTGAAGAAAACCCGGTCGGCGGCCTGGAAGAGGTCCTCAACGAGATCTCGCCGATCGAAGACTTCTCCGGATCCATGTCGCTGTCCTTCTCCGACCCGCGCTTCGACGAGGTCAAGGCCTCCGTCGAGGAGTGCAAGGACAAGGACATGACGTACGCGGCCCCGCTGTTCGTGACCGCCGAGTTCGTGAACAACAACACCGGCGAGATCAAGAGCCAGACGGTCTTCATGGGTGACTTCCCGGTGATGACCGACAAGGGCACCTTCGTCATCAACGGCACCGAGCGTGTCGTCGTGTCCCAGCTGGTCCGTTCGCCGGGTGTGTACTTCGACACCAGCGTCGACAAGACCACCGACAAGGACGTCTTCACCGTCCGCGTCATCCCGAGCCGGGGTGCCTGGCTGGAGTTCGACGTCGACAAGCGTGACACCGTCGGCGTCCGCATCGACCGCAAGCGCCGCCAGCCGGTCACCGTGCTGCTGAAGGCGCTCGGCTGGACCACCGAGGCGATCCGCGAGCGCTTCTCCTTTTCCGAGACGCTGCTCGCCACCCTCGAGAAGGACCACACCGCCGGCACCGACGAGGCGCTGCTCGACATCTACCGCAAGCTGCGTCCGGGCGAACCGCCCACCAAGGAGAGCGCGCAGACGCTGCTGGAGAACCTGTTCTTCAAGCCGAAGCGCTACGACCTGGCCAAGGTCGGCCGGTACAAGCTGAACAAGAAGCTCGGCTTGACCACGCCGTACGACACCGGGACGCTGACCGAAGAGGACATCGTCTCGACGATCGAGTACCTGGTCCGCCTGCACGCGGGCGAGGACAAGGCGACCGTCGGCGACCAGACCATCCCGGTCGAGACCGACGACATCGACCACTTCGGCAACCGTCGTCTCCGCACCGTCGGCGAGCTCATCCAGAACCAGATCCGCGTGGGTCTGTCCCGGATGGAGCGCGTCGTCCGTGAGCGGATGACCACCCAGGACGTCGAGGCGATCACGCCGCAGACCCTGATCAACATCCGTCCCGTCGTGGCGGCGATCAAGGAGTTCTTCGGTACTTCGCAACTGTCGCAGTTCATGCAGCAGACCAACCCGATCGACGGCCTGACGCACAAGCGGCGTCTGTCGGCCCTCGGCCCCGGTGGTCTGTCCCGTGAGCGCGCCGGCATGGAGGTCCGCGACGTCCACCCGTCGCACTACGGCCGCATGTGCCCGATCGAGACGCCGGAAGGCCCGAACATCGGCCTGATCGGCTCGCTCTGCTCGTACGCGCGGGTCAACCCGTTCGGCTTCATCGAGACGCCGTACCGCAAGGTCGTCGAGGGCCGGGTCACCGACCAGGTCGACTACCTGACCGCGGATGAGGAAGACCGGTTCGTCAAGGCGCAGGCGAACGCGCCGATCACCGACGACGGCACCTTCGTCGAAGACCGGGTCCTGGTCCGCAAGAAGGGCGGTGAGGTCGAGCTGATCGACCCGCTCGACGTGGACTACATGGACGTGTCGCCGCGCCAGATGGTGTCGGTCGCCACGGCGATGATCCCGTTCCTCGAGCACGACGACGCGAACCGCGCGCTGATGGGCGCGAACATGCAGCGTCAGGCGGTGCCGCTGCTGCGCAGTCAGGCGCCGCTGGTGGGCACCGGCATGGAGTTGCGCGCCGCGATCGACTCCGGCGACATGGTGATCGCCGAGCAGTCGGGCGTGGTCGAGGAACTCTCCGCCGACCTGGTCACGATCATGCACGACGACGGGACGCGCAAGAGCTACAGCCTCTACAAGTTCCGCCGCTCGAACCACGGCACCTGCTTCAACCACCGCCCGATCGTGAACGAGGGTGACCGGGTCGAACAGGGTCAGGTCATCGCCGATGGCCCGTCCACCGAGAACGGCGAGGTGGCACTCGGCAAGAACCTGCTCGTGGCGGTCATGCCATGGGAAGGCCACAACTACGAAGACGCGATCATCCTCTCCGAGCGCATGGTGCAGGACGACGTGCTCACGTCGATCCACATCGAGGAGCACGAGATCGACGCCCGCGACACCAAGCTGGGCGCCGAGGAGATCACCCGGGACATCCCGAACGTCTCCGAAGAAGTCCTGGCCGACCTCGACGAGCGCGGCATCATCCGCATCGGTGCCGAGGTTCGCGACGGCGACATCCTGGTCGGCAAGGTCACGCCCAAGGGTGAGACCGAGCTGACCCCGGAAGAGCGCCTGCTCCGCGCGATCTTCGGGGAGAAAGCCCGCGAAGTCCGCGACACCTCGCTGAAGGTGCCGCACGGCGAGACCGGCAAGGTCATCGGCATCCGCGTGTTCTCGCGCGAGGACGACGACGAGCTGCCCCCGGGCGTCAACGAACTGGTCCGCGTCTACGTGGCCCAGAAGCGGAAGATCCAGCCGGGCGACAAGCTCGCCGGTCGCCACGGGAACAAGGGCGTCATCGGCAAGATCCTCCCCGCCGAGGACATGCCGTTCATGGAGGACGGCACGCCCGTCGACATCATCCTGAACACCCACGGTGTCCCGCGTCGTATGAACATCGGCCAGGTCCTGGAGCTTCACCTGGGCTGGCTGGCTTCGCAGGGTTGGAAGATCGAAGGCGCCCCGGATTGGGCGAAGAACCTCAACGAGGAGCTGTACGACGTCGACCCCGGCACGAACACCGCCACCCCGGTGTTCGACGGTGCCAAGGAAGACGAGCTGACCGGCCTGCTCGGCGCCACCAAGCCGAACCGCGACGGTGAGCGCATGGTCAAGCAGAACGGCAAGGCCATGCTGCTGGACGGCCGCTCCGGCGAGCCGTACCCGTACCCGGTCGCCGTCGGCTACATGTACATCCTGAAGCTGCACCACCTGGTCGACGACAAGATCCACGCCCGGTCCACCGGTCCGTACTCGATGATCACGCAGCAGCCGCTGGGTGGTAAGGCGCAGTTCGGTGGCCAGCGGTTCGGCGAGATGGAGTGCTGGGCGATGCAGGCGTACGGCGCCGCATACACCCTGCAGGAACTCCTGACGATCAAGTCGGACGACGTGGTCGGCCGCGTCAAGGTGTACGAGGCCATCGTCAAGGGGGAGAACATCCCCGAGCCGGGTATCCCCGAGTCGTTCAAGGTGCTCCTGAAGGAGCTCCAGTCGCTCTGCCTCAACGTCGAGGTGCTGTCCAGCGACGGCGCCGCGATCGAGATGCGCGACTCCGACGACGAGGACCTCGAGCGCGCCGCGGCCAACCTCGGCATCAACCTGTCCCGCAACGAGTCGCCCTCGGTGGACGACGTCGTGCACTGA